A section of the Lampris incognitus isolate fLamInc1 chromosome 8, fLamInc1.hap2, whole genome shotgun sequence genome encodes:
- the LOC130116541 gene encoding uncharacterized protein DDB_G0271670-like, which yields SSSSSSSSSSSSSSNSSSSSSSSSSSSSSSNSSSSSSSSSSSSSSSSSSSSSSSSSSSSSSSRSGSSSSSSSSSSSSSSSSSSSSSSSSSSSSSSSSSSSGSSSSSSSSSSSSSSSSSSSSSSSSSSSSSSSSSGSSSSSSSSSGSSSSSSSSSSGSSCSSSSSSSGSSSSSSSSSSSSSSSSSSSSSSSSSSSSSSSSSSSSSSGSSSSSSSSSSSSSSSSSGSSSSSSSSSSSSSSSGSSSSSSSSSGSSSSSSSSSSSSSSSSSSSSSSSSSSSSSSSGSSSSSSSSSSSSSSSSSSSSGSSSSSSSSSSSSSSS from the coding sequence agtagtagcagtagcagcagtagcagtagcagtagcagcagtaatagtagcagtagcagtagtagcagtagcagtagtagcagtagcagtaatagcagtagcagcagtagcagtagcagtagcagcagtagtagtagtagtagcagtagtagcagtagcagtagtagcagtagtagtagcagtagccgcagtggtagtagcagtagcagtagtagtagcagtagcagtagtagtagtagcagtagtagcagtagcagtagtagtagtagcagtagtagcagcagtagcagtagtagtagtggcagtagtagtagtagtagcagtagcagtagtagcagcagtagcagtagtagtagcagtagtagtagtagcagcagtagcagcagtagtagtagtagtagtggcagtagtagtagtagcagtagtagtagcggcagtagtagcagcagtagcagtagtagtagtggcagtagttgcagcagtagcagtagtagtagtggcagtagtagtagtagcagcagtagcagtagcagtagtagcagtagcagtagtagtagtagcagtagtagtagtagcagtagtagtagtagtagcagcagtagcagtagtagtagtggcagtagtagtagtagcagtagtagtagtagcagtagcagtagtagcagcagtggcagtagtagtagtagcagtagtagcagcagtagcagcagtagtagtggcagtagtagtagtagcagtagtagtagtggcagtagtagtagtagcagtagtagtagcagcagtagtagcagcagtagcagtagtagtagcagcagtagtagcagcagtagcagtagtagtagtggcagtagtagtagtagcagcagtagcagtagtagcagtagcagtagtagcagtagcagcagtggtagtagcagtagcagtagtagtagcagtagcagtagtagtagtagc